From one Magnolia sinica isolate HGM2019 chromosome 18, MsV1, whole genome shotgun sequence genomic stretch:
- the LOC131232927 gene encoding protein BLISTER-like isoform X2: MAPQAVKLEYANAQLECSAADERTKILSSEVIGLEEKALRLKSNEPLLERQLENTNAELTSYKWSVLRCGAPSKRRTSMLLR; this comes from the exons ATGGCACCTCAGGCTGTGAAACTGGAGTATGCCAATGCACAACTAGAATGTAGTGCGGCTGATGAACGGACAAAAATATTGTCTTCTGAAGTCATTGGCTTGGAAGAAAAG GCACTCAGATTGAAGTCAAATGAGCCACTGCTGGAGAGACAATTGGAGAACACAAATGCTGAATTGACTTCATACAA GTGGAGTGTCTTGCGTTGTGGAGCTCCATCAAAGCGCCGCACCAGCATGCTTCTGCGATAA
- the LOC131232927 gene encoding protein BLISTER-like isoform X1, with product MHLPHMMMAPQAVKLEYANAQLECSAADERTKILSSEVIGLEEKALRLKSNEPLLERQLENTNAELTSYKWSVLRCGAPSKRRTSMLLR from the exons ATGGCACCTCAGGCTGTGAAACTGGAGTATGCCAATGCACAACTAGAATGTAGTGCGGCTGATGAACGGACAAAAATATTGTCTTCTGAAGTCATTGGCTTGGAAGAAAAG GCACTCAGATTGAAGTCAAATGAGCCACTGCTGGAGAGACAATTGGAGAACACAAATGCTGAATTGACTTCATACAA GTGGAGTGTCTTGCGTTGTGGAGCTCCATCAAAGCGCCGCACCAGCATGCTTCTGCGATAA